In the Eptesicus fuscus isolate TK198812 chromosome 12, DD_ASM_mEF_20220401, whole genome shotgun sequence genome, one interval contains:
- the NXT1 gene encoding NTF2-related export protein 1, whose product MASVDFKTYVDQACRAAEEFVNVYYTTMDKRRRLLSRLYMGTATLVWNGNAVSGQESLSEFFEMLPSSEFQINVVDCQPVHDEATPSQTTVLVVICGSVKFEGNKQRDFNQNFLLTAQASPSNTVWKIASDCFRFQDWAS is encoded by the coding sequence ATGGCATCGGTAGACTTCAAGACCTacgtggatcaagcctgcagggccGCTGAGGAGTTTGTCAACGTCTACTACACCACCATGGATAAGCGGAGGCGTCTGCTGTCCCGCCTCTACATGGGCACAGCCACCCTGGTGTGGAATGGAAACGCCGTTTCAGGACAAGAGTCCTTGAGTGAGTTTTTCGAAATGTTGCCTTCCAGTGAGTTCCAAATCAATGTGGTTGACTGCCAGCCTGTCCATGATGAAGCCACCCCAAGCCAGACCACAGTCCTCGTTGTGATCTGTGGATCAGTGAAGTTTGAAGGCAACAAACAACGGGACTTCAACCAGAACTTCCTTCTGACTGCCCAGGCCTCACCTAGCAACACGGTGTGGAAGATAGCAAGTGATTGCTTCCGCTTCCAGGACTGGGCCAGCTAG